The Arachis hypogaea cultivar Tifrunner chromosome 16, arahy.Tifrunner.gnm2.J5K5, whole genome shotgun sequence genome contains a region encoding:
- the LOC112757362 gene encoding uncharacterized protein produces the protein MEHLEERGVEARIAKNIDKVLDRHSDETIANNRLRLKMSIDAIRWLIFQACAFIGDDESPGSLNRENFIELIKLLASCNQNVNNVVLENALENVQYISLVVQKDILHIFARKVCAIIRKEISDSKFSIIIDEARDESKREQMSVILRYVDKHGCVRERFFDLIQASDTCSLTLQTEISSVLSCHNLDVQNLREQGHDGASNMRGERNGLQALFLKDCHFAYYIHCLAHRLQLALVSAAKEICYVHQFFSKLTLIVNIVTVSPKRHDQLRVAQANNVVNLIANDQIVTRSRLNQIGTLQRVGDTRWGLI, from the exons ATGGAGCATTTGGAAGAGAGGGGTGTGGAGGCGCGGATAG CTAAGAATATAGACAAAGTTCTTGATAGGCATAGTGATGAAACTATTGCAAATAACCGCTTAAGGTTGAAGATGTCTATTGATGCTATTCGATGGCTTATTTTTCAAGCATGTGCATTCATAGGCGATGACGAAAGTCCTGGATCTTTGAATAGGGaaaattttattgagttaattaaaCTTTTAGCTTCTTGTAATCAGAATGTTAATAATGTTGTCCTTGAAAATGCTCTTGAAAATGTTCAATATATATCTCTCGTTGTTCAAAAAGATATATTGCATATCTTTGCTAGAAAAGTGTGTGCAATAATTCGAAAAGAAATTAGTGATTCTAAATTTTCTATAATTATTGATGAAGCAAGAGATGAGTCAAAGCGAGAACAAATGTCTGTGATTTTGAGATATGTAGACAAGCATGGTTGTGTTCGAGAAAGATTTTTTGATCTTATACAGGCTTCTGATACGTGTTCTTTGACATTGCAAACAGAAATTTCATCAGTTCTTTCTTGTCATAATCTTGATGTTCAAAATCTTAGGGAACAAGGGCATGATGGAGCTAGTAATATGCGTGGTGAAaggaatggattgcaagctctaTTTTTGAAAGATTGCCATTTTGCTTATTACATTCATTGTCTTGCTCATCGATTACAATTAGCACTTGTTTCTGCAGCCAAAGAAATTTGCTATGTTcatcaattcttttcaaaacttacactAATTGTGAATATTGTGACTGTTTCTCCTAAACGTCATGACCAGTTAAGGGTTGCTCAAGCAAATAATGTTGTAAACTTAATTGCCAATGATCAAATTGTGACACGTAGTAGACTTAATCAAATTGGTACTTTGCAAAGAGTTGGAGATACTAGATGGGGTCTCATTTGA